TGAGGAACGGAAGCAAAGGACTCGAAGAAATGGCAACTGCAACCGAAAGCATGCATGTGAAAGCTCAGCCGCGCGAGGAGCGAGGAAAAAACGAGAGCCGCCGCCTTCGCACCAAGGGTTCGATTCCGGCAGTGCTCTACGGGGCCAATCAGCCGGTGCGTTCACTGGCTATCGACCCAAAACAAATCGGCCGCATTCTGCACTCCGATACCGGACACAACACGATTTTCGATCTGGAGCTGGACGACGAAAAGACCAAGGCCATGATCGTGGACTGGCAATACGAGCCGATCAAGGGCTCACTGTTGCACATCGATCTCAAGCGCATCGCCATGGACAAAGTGCTGCGCGTGAGTGTGCCCATCGTGCTCAAAGGCGAGGCTGCCGGGGTCAAGCAGCAGAGCGGAATTCTGGAGCAGGTCTTGCGCGAAGTGGAAGTCGAATGCCTGCCCAGCGACATTCCCGGTCATCTTGATGTGGATGTCAGCGGGCTAGTGTTCGGGCAGGTCTTGCGCGTGGCCG
This genomic window from Terriglobales bacterium contains:
- a CDS encoding 50S ribosomal protein L25, coding for MATATESMHVKAQPREERGKNESRRLRTKGSIPAVLYGANQPVRSLAIDPKQIGRILHSDTGHNTIFDLELDDEKTKAMIVDWQYEPIKGSLLHIDLKRIAMDKVLRVSVPIVLKGEAAGVKQQSGILEQVLREVEVECLPSDIPGHLDVDVSGLVFGQVLRVA